One genomic segment of Bacillota bacterium includes these proteins:
- a CDS encoding ACT domain-containing protein produces MPGREKEEKEANRAIVTVLGHDKVGIIAGIAGVLADANVNILDISQTVLQEFFAMVMIVDLTGCRVDFATLRRMLEDKGEELELKVTLQHEDIFRFMHRV; encoded by the coding sequence ATCCCCGGTCGAGAAAAAGAAGAAAAAGAAGCGAACCGGGCGATTGTCACCGTCCTTGGTCATGATAAGGTGGGAATTATCGCGGGGATCGCAGGAGTCCTGGCGGATGCCAATGTGAATATTCTCGATATCAGCCAAACTGTTTTGCAAGAATTCTTCGCGATGGTAATGATTGTCGATCTTACCGGGTGCAGGGTTGATTTCGCTACCTTAAGGAGGATGCTGGAAGATAAAGGTGAAGAATTGGAATTAAAAGTTACGCTCCAGCACGAAGATATTTTCCGATTTATGCATCGGGTTTAG
- a CDS encoding PFL family protein gives MPFPYTPEEIFETIRMVELENLDIRTITLGISLLDCGGSDLKKVGAKIYDKILRCAANLVEVGEELERAYGIPIINKRVAVTPLALIAGSCSGDCFYLAQVLEKAAQEIGINFIGGYAALVHKGFTEGDLKLIESIPRALSQTERVCAAVNVGTTKAGINMEAVFMMGKVIKEAAELSGAQSGISCAKLVVFCNAPEDNPFMAGAFHGTGEPECALNVGVSGPGVILNVVRNNPDADLGTLASLIKQTAFKVTRMGELIGRSASRRLGVPFGVVDLSLAPTPAIGDSVAEILEAMGLERCGAPGSTAALAVLNDAVKKGGAMASSYVGGLSGAFIPVSEDAGMARAAAEGALTIEKLEAMTSVCSVGLDMIVIPGNTPPETIAALIADEAAIGMINNKTTGVRIIPAPGKRPGDYVEFGGLLGSAPVMAVSNYSPAGFIRRGGRIPAPLQALTN, from the coding sequence TTGCCTTTTCCTTATACTCCGGAAGAGATCTTTGAAACAATCAGGATGGTAGAATTAGAAAACCTGGACATAAGAACAATTACCCTGGGGATCAGCCTCCTGGACTGCGGCGGTTCTGATTTAAAAAAGGTCGGGGCGAAAATTTACGATAAAATTCTGCGTTGTGCCGCGAATCTCGTCGAGGTAGGGGAGGAACTGGAGCGCGCTTACGGAATTCCAATCATCAATAAGCGGGTAGCGGTAACTCCTCTTGCTCTGATCGCGGGGAGCTGTTCCGGTGACTGTTTTTACCTCGCCCAGGTTCTGGAGAAAGCCGCACAGGAGATAGGGATCAATTTTATCGGTGGCTATGCCGCCCTCGTTCATAAGGGTTTTACAGAAGGGGATTTAAAACTGATCGAATCTATCCCCCGCGCTTTAAGCCAAACGGAACGCGTTTGTGCCGCGGTAAATGTTGGAACCACAAAAGCAGGAATTAATATGGAAGCGGTTTTCATGATGGGAAAGGTAATCAAAGAGGCAGCAGAACTTTCCGGGGCCCAATCGGGGATCAGTTGCGCAAAGCTGGTTGTTTTTTGCAATGCCCCGGAAGATAATCCTTTCATGGCAGGTGCCTTTCACGGGACCGGAGAGCCTGAATGTGCTCTCAATGTCGGAGTAAGCGGGCCGGGTGTCATCTTGAATGTGGTTCGCAACAATCCGGACGCCGATCTCGGCACCCTTGCTTCTTTAATCAAGCAGACTGCATTTAAAGTTACCAGGATGGGAGAGCTTATCGGTCGTTCCGCATCGAGACGGTTAGGTGTACCCTTCGGAGTCGTCGATCTTTCCCTGGCTCCCACTCCGGCGATTGGAGATAGCGTGGCGGAGATCCTTGAAGCCATGGGGCTAGAGCGGTGCGGTGCCCCGGGGAGCACGGCGGCCCTCGCGGTTTTGAACGACGCCGTCAAAAAGGGTGGCGCGATGGCATCCTCTTATGTCGGGGGTTTAAGCGGAGCCTTTATACCTGTCAGCGAGGACGCCGGAATGGCCCGGGCCGCCGCCGAGGGAGCGCTCACGATCGAAAAGCTTGAGGCGATGACTTCTGTTTGTTCAGTAGGCCTGGACATGATTGTAATCCCGGGTAATACTCCGCCAGAAACCATCGCCGCCTTGATTGCCGATGAAGCTGCAATCGGGATGATTAATAACAAAACCACAGGGGTCCGCATTATTCCTGCCCCCGGCAAGAGGCCGGGTGATTATGTGGAATTTGGAGGGCTCCTGGGAAGTGCACCCGTGATGGCGGTAAGTAATTACAGCCCTGCTGGTTTTATCCGGCGCGGAGGTCGCATTCCCGCCCCCCTCCAGGCACTTACTAATTAA
- a CDS encoding DUF5665 domain-containing protein yields the protein MQESRVDLIKALKEKIEQLSLNIERMKLAEYVELLNKPGRLLFVNFISGVARGLGIAVGFTLLGALVLFILQRLVVLNLPVLSDFIAEIVRLVQIQLRGGIK from the coding sequence GTGCAGGAATCCCGCGTTGATCTGATCAAGGCGTTAAAAGAAAAGATTGAACAATTATCTCTTAACATCGAACGCATGAAACTTGCTGAGTATGTAGAATTATTAAATAAACCGGGGCGGCTCTTGTTCGTGAACTTTATTTCAGGGGTAGCCCGGGGTTTAGGGATTGCGGTTGGTTTTACTTTACTGGGGGCGCTGGTCCTGTTTATTTTACAGCGTCTGGTCGTTCTAAACTTGCCTGTGCTGAGCGACTTTATCGCAGAGATCGTGCGTTTGGTTCAAATTCAACTTCGGGGCGGGATTAAATAG
- a CDS encoding nitroreductase family protein, translating to MNGNIIEVIKKRRCIRAFKADPIAEGVLAQILDAGRWAPSAGNLQPWEFYVVRNEDAKKGLAKAALGQMFLTQAPVVIVVCAVPARSGRRYRERGEKLYCLQDTAAAVQNILLAAAGSGIGTCWVGAFDEEGVRRVLGLGHDLRPVAMIPLGYPDEVPSVPGRRSLEEIVHLVD from the coding sequence TTGAACGGAAACATCATTGAGGTTATTAAAAAGCGGCGCTGTATTCGAGCCTTTAAAGCAGATCCAATTGCCGAAGGAGTTTTGGCTCAGATTTTAGATGCAGGGCGTTGGGCTCCCTCCGCGGGGAACTTGCAGCCCTGGGAATTTTATGTCGTGAGAAACGAAGATGCTAAAAAAGGACTTGCTAAAGCCGCGCTTGGCCAAATGTTTTTAACACAGGCGCCGGTGGTGATCGTTGTTTGTGCCGTTCCTGCTCGATCAGGACGCCGCTACCGGGAACGAGGTGAAAAATTATATTGCCTTCAAGATACTGCCGCGGCTGTTCAAAACATCTTGCTCGCTGCCGCGGGTTCCGGCATCGGCACCTGCTGGGTAGGTGCGTTTGACGAGGAGGGGGTCCGCCGTGTTTTGGGGTTGGGGCATGATTTAAGACCCGTTGCCATGATTCCTTTGGGTTATCCCGACGAAGTTCCTTCTGTTCCAGGCCGGCGCTCACTCGAAGAAATTGTCCATTTAGTAGATTAA
- a CDS encoding TraR/DksA C4-type zinc finger protein, producing the protein MQQDKLNYYRQRLNFERETALARLSGLEEGKQLGGLRDTLQELSMYDNHPADIGTETFERSKDLGLRDLARVQLGKIEEALEKIEKGTYGICEGCGKGIPESRLEAVPATTLCFDCQQRREELDKAKRRPAEEGVLMPPFGGFPEDRFLWDENREDRVMYDGEDAWQEVARYGNSSDVVHGEMGVPPAQAEEKRGVVQDVESVPYWRDQDGTFYQDFRGRDDEGRPAGPV; encoded by the coding sequence TTGCAGCAGGATAAACTGAATTATTACCGCCAGCGCCTGAATTTTGAACGTGAAACCGCCCTCGCTCGCCTCTCCGGTCTGGAAGAGGGAAAGCAACTCGGGGGTTTGCGCGATACCCTCCAGGAGCTCTCGATGTACGATAACCACCCCGCGGATATCGGAACGGAAACCTTCGAGCGGAGTAAGGATCTTGGGTTACGTGATTTGGCGCGAGTTCAATTAGGCAAAATCGAGGAAGCGCTCGAGAAAATTGAAAAGGGTACCTACGGCATTTGCGAGGGCTGCGGGAAAGGAATTCCTGAAAGCAGGCTGGAAGCAGTTCCAGCTACTACGCTTTGTTTCGACTGCCAGCAGAGAAGGGAAGAATTAGATAAGGCAAAGCGGAGACCCGCTGAAGAGGGAGTTTTGATGCCGCCCTTTGGGGGTTTTCCGGAGGACCGGTTTCTTTGGGACGAAAACAGGGAAGACAGGGTTATGTATGATGGCGAGGACGCCTGGCAAGAAGTGGCCCGCTACGGCAATTCTTCCGACGTTGTCCATGGAGAAATGGGCGTTCCCCCGGCGCAAGCAGAAGAAAAACGGGGAGTTGTGCAAGACGTAGAATCAGTCCCGTACTGGCGAGATCAGGATGGGACCTTTTACCAGGATTTTCGAGGGCGAGATGATGAGGGAAGGCCCGCGGGGCCCGTATAA
- a CDS encoding glycosyltransferase family 4 protein, whose protein sequence is MKIGIFTDSYKPYVSGVVRSIDTFSRELVRRGHEIYVFAPRYPGGQEENGNVYRFPSFHTPANPEFYIGLPLPWRAIRYAKKWSLDLIHVHSPFLLGRLGASFARRLKVPLVFTYHTLYDQYIHYFPFARGLARHVVIHMARDFCNRCDLVITPTGVIRNLLEGYGVRRPIVPIPTGIYPERFHAGDPCFLYENFGIPWEEKILLFVGRIGKEKNLDFLFRVFRQVLQQHHAVTLVLVGSGPEKKALETFAEELGINSKVIFTGLLPPDVVAGAYRSADLFVFPSVTETQGLVLLEAMAAGLPVVARAAFGSLAMVQDGKTGFLCDEREEEFAARIILLLENSSLRKQMSEAARARACRLSAEKMALRLEKAYLALLNGARDLLQDLAYEEI, encoded by the coding sequence ATGAAAATCGGGATCTTTACAGATAGCTATAAACCCTATGTAAGCGGAGTGGTTCGCTCCATTGACACTTTTTCCCGGGAACTGGTTCGCCGGGGTCACGAGATCTATGTTTTTGCTCCACGTTACCCCGGCGGGCAGGAAGAAAACGGCAACGTGTATCGTTTTCCTTCCTTTCATACCCCCGCGAACCCAGAATTTTATATCGGTTTGCCTTTACCCTGGCGCGCCATCCGTTATGCGAAAAAGTGGAGTTTGGATCTCATCCACGTTCATTCACCTTTTCTGCTCGGGCGGTTAGGCGCATCTTTTGCCCGGCGTTTAAAAGTTCCCCTTGTCTTCACCTACCATACGCTCTACGACCAGTACATCCATTATTTCCCTTTTGCCCGGGGTCTTGCACGTCATGTTGTGATTCACATGGCGCGGGATTTTTGTAACCGTTGCGATTTGGTAATTACTCCAACAGGTGTGATCAGAAACCTTCTGGAAGGCTACGGGGTCAGGCGTCCGATTGTACCCATTCCAACAGGAATCTACCCCGAGCGTTTTCACGCCGGGGATCCCTGTTTCCTTTATGAAAATTTCGGGATCCCGTGGGAAGAAAAGATTCTCCTTTTTGTGGGGAGAATTGGCAAGGAAAAGAACCTTGATTTTCTTTTTCGGGTTTTCAGGCAGGTACTTCAACAACATCATGCCGTTACCCTCGTCTTAGTAGGAAGCGGGCCCGAAAAGAAGGCCCTGGAGACATTTGCGGAGGAACTGGGAATTAACTCAAAGGTTATTTTTACCGGTCTCCTTCCCCCGGACGTGGTGGCGGGGGCTTACCGGAGTGCGGATCTTTTTGTTTTCCCTTCGGTAACTGAAACCCAGGGCCTTGTGCTGCTCGAAGCAATGGCTGCCGGTCTGCCCGTTGTAGCAAGGGCCGCTTTTGGATCTCTGGCGATGGTGCAGGACGGAAAGACAGGTTTCCTCTGTGATGAGCGGGAAGAGGAGTTTGCTGCGAGGATCATTCTTTTACTTGAGAACAGTTCTTTGCGAAAACAAATGAGTGAAGCAGCGCGGGCAAGGGCATGCCGCCTCTCTGCTGAAAAGATGGCCTTGCGTTTGGAGAAAGCGTATCTCGCCCTGCTCAACGGGGCTCGCGACCTTTTACAAGATTTGGCTTATGAAGAAATTTAA
- the lspA gene encoding signal peptidase II: MFRFTVVTLTAFALDQLGKFFVTRYLQPGESIQVLPYIFHLTYIENPGGAFGILAYQTRIFVALSICTIFLLTMAVFYYARREQGVSWSLAFLTAGILGNLADRLRTGYVIDFLDFRVWPVFNVADVFIFIGALSLFWKLAGYRGIKKEW; the protein is encoded by the coding sequence TTGTTCCGTTTTACTGTTGTGACATTGACAGCTTTTGCACTTGACCAGTTAGGAAAGTTTTTTGTCACGCGCTATCTTCAACCAGGTGAATCCATTCAGGTTTTGCCTTACATTTTCCACCTTACATATATTGAAAACCCGGGGGGGGCTTTTGGGATTCTGGCCTATCAAACCCGAATTTTCGTTGCTTTAAGTATTTGTACGATCTTTTTATTAACCATGGCTGTTTTTTATTATGCGAGGCGAGAACAAGGGGTAAGCTGGAGCTTGGCGTTCCTGACGGCAGGCATTTTAGGAAACTTAGCGGACCGGTTGCGAACCGGATATGTGATAGATTTTTTGGATTTCCGCGTCTGGCCTGTCTTCAATGTTGCCGACGTTTTTATTTTTATCGGAGCGCTCTCACTTTTTTGGAAGTTAGCTGGTTATCGGGGTATCAAAAAGGAATGGTGA
- a CDS encoding RluA family pseudouridine synthase encodes MTRETYRFEVPPEADGNRLDHFLSRQTPFLSRSQVQRLIERGLVLVNFRPARSSYRVRVKDQVEMMVPPPEEITLSPEPIPIDIVYEDEDLLVVNKPPGLVVHPAPGHKGGTLVNALLNHCPDLPGIGGYLRPGIVHRLDKDTSGLLLVSKTDLAHQGLAAQLKARKIKRKYLALVHGEVREEEGLIDAPLGRAPKNRKKIAVVPNGKEARTFYRVKERFPGYTLLDIQLETGRTHQIRVHLAYAGYPVAGDPVYGPRRNPLNLPGQALHAYRISFIHPRTGEFLSFEAPPPPAFTKALAFLREVLNVSDQKK; translated from the coding sequence TTGACTCGGGAAACCTACCGTTTTGAAGTACCTCCGGAAGCGGACGGGAACCGCCTGGACCATTTTCTGAGCAGGCAGACCCCTTTTTTGAGCCGGAGTCAGGTTCAGCGCTTAATCGAAAGGGGTCTCGTGTTAGTGAACTTCCGTCCCGCGCGTTCGAGCTACCGGGTGCGGGTGAAGGATCAAGTTGAAATGATGGTTCCTCCCCCCGAAGAGATCACACTCTCTCCCGAACCTATTCCCATAGATATTGTTTATGAAGACGAAGATCTCCTGGTCGTAAATAAACCACCCGGACTTGTTGTTCACCCTGCACCAGGGCATAAAGGGGGTACTCTAGTAAACGCATTACTCAACCACTGCCCCGATTTACCGGGTATCGGGGGATACCTGCGGCCGGGTATTGTCCACCGCCTGGATAAAGATACTTCAGGTCTCCTTTTGGTGAGCAAAACCGACCTTGCCCATCAAGGCCTGGCGGCCCAACTAAAGGCGCGCAAGATCAAGAGAAAATATCTCGCTTTGGTGCATGGAGAGGTGCGCGAGGAGGAGGGTTTGATCGACGCGCCTTTGGGGAGAGCTCCGAAAAACCGTAAAAAAATTGCCGTGGTTCCCAACGGGAAAGAGGCGCGTACTTTTTACCGGGTAAAAGAGCGGTTCCCCGGTTATACGCTTCTTGATATCCAATTAGAAACCGGAAGGACGCACCAGATCCGTGTTCATTTGGCTTATGCGGGTTATCCGGTAGCCGGGGATCCTGTTTACGGGCCGCGCCGCAACCCCCTGAACTTGCCGGGTCAGGCCCTCCACGCCTACCGCATTTCATTCATCCATCCCCGCACAGGAGAATTTCTTTCCTTTGAAGCTCCACCTCCTCCCGCCTTCACCAAAGCCCTTGCTTTCCTAAGAGAAGTTCTCAACGTTTCTGATCAGAAGAAGTAG
- the pyrR gene encoding bifunctional pyr operon transcriptional regulator/uracil phosphoribosyltransferase PyrR, with the protein MVPLQEKAQILDAEGIRRALTRIAHEILEKNKGTQDLVLIGIRRRGVPLAQRIAAKIKEIEGTAVPLGILDITLYRDDLSRLGYHPVIRKTEVPFSITDKKVVLVDDVLFTGRTVRAALDALMDLGRPQLIQLAVLVDRGHRELPIRADFVGKNVPTSQREIISVHLQEVDGIDKVVIDEPID; encoded by the coding sequence ATGGTACCCTTACAGGAGAAGGCTCAGATATTGGACGCCGAGGGTATCCGACGGGCTTTGACGAGGATCGCCCATGAAATTTTAGAGAAAAACAAAGGGACGCAGGATCTTGTCCTGATAGGCATCAGACGCCGGGGTGTCCCGCTCGCACAACGGATTGCAGCAAAGATTAAAGAAATCGAAGGCACTGCAGTTCCTTTAGGAATTCTAGATATTACCCTGTACCGGGATGATTTAAGCAGGCTTGGGTATCATCCGGTGATCCGCAAAACAGAAGTACCTTTTAGTATTACCGATAAAAAAGTAGTTTTAGTTGATGACGTTTTGTTTACAGGCAGAACGGTGCGTGCCGCTTTAGATGCCTTAATGGATTTAGGTCGTCCCCAGTTGATCCAGTTGGCTGTTTTGGTTGACCGGGGACACCGTGAGTTGCCGATCAGAGCGGACTTTGTAGGAAAAAATGTACCAACTTCACAAAGGGAGATAATTTCCGTTCACCTCCAAGAGGTGGATGGAATTGATAAAGTGGTGATTGATGAGCCAATTGATTAA